A genomic stretch from Tribolium castaneum strain GA2 chromosome 6, icTriCast1.1, whole genome shotgun sequence includes:
- the brun gene encoding protein brunelleschi, whose protein sequence is MRSSVSYILSSSTSEPNMSHPDYEQYSHDHAALLVLVRHIGSQLKPKTFQKFHDRIAKLTSVRITDSTGNVRTILVRYVKEHPVENNDWGDFQTHRRLLGLVSLGKYDSQQELNEICRVHESLKVKYTGTLFDSRCILFGPTKEASSSPEDTSSPNTDSSSSAPEENIEKFTTPSNFKTRGLFYDESAPCADLETQIIEFINSLFWVLESKRLERSREKLERVSLLLAPFEKKDFVGLDMESRNNKKKCTGRMTKHLGDLCLQAGLLAESLVYYGNAAETLKSVNDWLWLGAAYEGLCAASALVLYPEMQRSVQLQRNASLQEGSSPKKTVVASNLDVGAKKASVPNTLAPEDISKRYREAIIHYSKYQNAGIVETEASFKAARIAVEQNHSLQAASFLQNVVYINLTLSEQEKIQRFETLAELYTQIGFTRKAAFCQRLAATRYVSPQNPAPNWNRCYNLMLHSLPGHRLSLDPAEMREVEQGWPILQIQLLQELVVAAKRMGHSALATRHMTFLLQTMWQHLTPTEQKELAIQLQALSAQCEGSPVPLVLDSGVVIPPANLTNIPLCHSFVLRNLQPHLQPRKIQAVKQDTGPFLFTPIHFGSLDRRSTASQTKMAFLWVENEPCEVTLKLSNPLPFELKVSDMRLLTSGVVFESLPETVVLSPSGAPPSVTTLHGTPRESEGQLQLQGYSTHTLGVKSNCRLRHMNGFPPHYEVEIVPSLPLLEVKTSLPQSASFSSFHDYENVVTSASVSLHHGESAECTVTITNIGHVDVEMLEVSMQTVLEPALQEQMFTWSQENLLSQLPLKPNCSASLTLYLYAAGSFLVPGGTGNEFSSGVFSSSISGPGSLPSRLNSPTSSSFHRNVNSSFRSSNSGHSSMSATLQIPHLPINQQASSVVEGQLQIRYSGGPGLQASYCRCCSVFLTIETVPSLHVTNWDVLPAETNTQFYLVLDVANLTSQEMELQYTPSKTMLIEGHESCRVPVPVKRCPLSKLETGETLATGELDRICSEHIANLVDLRWHLLGTDTRGKASLKGLTLTNDMLDEVRMSPLLWEVTINNETVRPQEEVTCDAGDCLEMKIFVTNSLDKVLSQLQLSVQFYQDYENGTLNYRMETRLATTGTTKKMIKSLEPQEKAQHECNVIFFTPGQYKIDIQCSAPDNSTAVPCLPPSGHTWRFTPPVNVTVS, encoded by the exons ATGCGTTCTTCGGTAAGTTACATCCTTTCGAGTAGTACCAGCGAGCCAAACATGTCTCACCCCGACTACGAACAATACTCCCATGACCACGCTGCTCTCCTGGTGCTCGTACGACACATAGGCTCCCAACTAAAGCCCAAAACATTCCAAAAATTCCACGACCGTATCGCCAAACTCACCTCAGTCCGCATCACCGACTCGACGGGAAACGTCCGCACGATTCTAGTCCGTTATGTGAAGGAACACCCCGTTGAAAACAACGATTGGGGCGACTTCCAAACCCACCGACGACTCTTAGGTCTCGTCTCTCTGGGAAAATACGACTCCCAGCAAGAGCTCAATGAAATATGCCGCGTCCACGAGAGTCTCAAAGTCAAATACACCGGCACGTTATTCGATTCGCGCTGCATTTTGTTCGGCCCCACGAAGGAGGCGAGCAGCTCGCCGGAAGACACCTCGAGCCCCAACACCGACAGCAGCAGCAGCGCCCCCGAGGAGAACATCGAGAAGTTCACAACGCCTAGCAACTTCAAGACACGGGGGCTCTTCTACGACGAGAGCGCCCCGTGTGCTGACCTCGAAACCCAAATAATCGAATTCATCAATTCGCTGTTTTGGGTGCTTGAGTCCAAACGACTCGAACGCTCGCGCGAAAAGCTCGAACGGGTCTCCCTCCTGCTCGCCCCCTTTGAGAAAAAGGACTTCGTGGGGCTCGACATGGAGTCGCGcaacaacaagaaaaaatgcACAGGCCGGATGACCAAACACTTGGGCGATTTGTGTCTGCAAGCGGGGCTGCTGGCCGAAAGCCTGGTTTATTACGGCAATGCAGCCGAGACGTTGAAGAGTGTCAACGATTGGTTGTGGCTGGGGGCCGCCTATGAGGGTTTGTGTGCCGCTTCTGCTCTAGTTTTGTACCCCGAGATGCAGCGAAGTGTGCAATTGCAACGTAACGCCAGTTTGCAAGAGGGTTCCTCGCCGAAAAAAACAGTAGTCGCGAGTAATCTTGACGTGGGGGCGAAGAAAGCCTCCGTGCCCAACACACTAGCCCCCGAGGATATCTCGAAGAGGTATCGGGAGGCGATTATTCACTACAGCAAGTATCAAAATGCGG GGATAGTCGAGACTGAGGCGAGTTTTAAGGCCGCCCGCATCGCTGTTGAGCAAAACCACTCACTTCAAGCCGCCTCGTTTCTACAAAACGTGGTCTACATCAATTTAACGCTCTCAGAGCAGGAAAAAATCCAGCGTTTTGAGACCTTGGCCGAACTTTATACGCAAATTGGTTTCACGCGTAAAGCCGCCTTCTGCCAACGGCTCGCCGCCACCAGATACGTCTCGCCCCAAAATCCCGCCCCCAATTGGAACCGCTGCTATAACCTCATGCTCCACAGCCTTCCCGGCCATCGCCTATCTTTAGATCCGGCCGAAATGAGGGAGGTTGAACAAGGGTGGCCAATTCTACAAATTCAATTGTTACAAGAACTGGTGGTGGCGGCGAAAAGAATGGGGCATTCGGCGTTGGCGACTCGCCACATGACGTTTTTGTTGCAAACAATGTGGCAGCATTTGACGCCGACTGAGCAGAAAGAACTGGCGATACAGTTACAA GCCTTATCGGCGCAATGTGAAGGGTCACCGGTGCCCTTGGTGTTGGACAGTGGCGTTGTTATACCACCGGCCAACTTGACCAATATTCCACTTTGCCATTCTTTTGTTTTGAGGAACTTGCAGCCCCATTTACAGCCGCGGAAAATACAGGCTGTAAAGCAGGACACGGGGCCGTTTTTGTTCACTCCAATTCATTTTGGGAGTTTGGATCGGAGGAGCACAGCGAGTCAAACTAAAATGG catTTTTGTGGGTGGAGAACGAGCCTTGCGAAGTCACCCTCAAGCTGTCCAACCCCCTGCCCTTCGAGTTGAAGGTTTCGGACATGCGTTTGTTGACATCAGGTGTCGTGTTTGAGTCACTCCCCGAAACTGTGGTTTTATCACCGTCGGGGGCTCCCCCATCTGTTACGACCCTCCATGGCACGCCGCGCGAAAGCGAAGGCCAGCTCCAACTCCAAGGCTACAGCACGCACACCCTTGGCGTCAAATCCAACTGTCGGTTGAGACACATGAACGGGTTTCCACCCCATTACGAGGTCGAAATCGTCCCATCCCTTCCCTTACTCGAGGTGAAAACATCGCTCCCTCAAAGCGCCTCCTTCTCCTCATTCCACGACTACGAAAACGTCGTAACCTCAGCCAGTGTGAGTCTCCACCACGGCGAAAGCGCCGAATGCACAGTCACCATCACAAATATCGGGCATGTTGACGTGGAGATGCTCGAAGTTTCGATGCAGACGGTCCTGGAACCGGCCCTCCAAGAACAGATGTTCACTTGGTCGCAGGAGAACCTCCTAAGTCAATTGCCCCTAAAACCGAATTGTTCGGCTAGTCTGACGTTGTATTTGTACGCCGCTGGGAGTTTTCTCGTCCCGGGAGGCACAGGAAATGAATTCAGCAGTGGCGTTTTCAGTAGCAGTATTTCAGGCCCGGGCTCGTTACCCTCGCGACTGAATTCACCAACTAGTAGCAGTTTTCACAGAAATGTTAATTCGAGCTTTCGGTCCTCGAATTCGGGCCATTCGAGCATGAGCGCCACTTTACAAATCCCCCACTTGCCCATAAACCAGCAAGCATCGTCCGTTGTTGAGGGACAGTTGCAGATACGGTACAGTGGGGGGCCAGGCTTGCAAGCGTCGTATTGTCGGTGTTGTTCGGTTTTTTTGACGATTGAGACGGTGCCCTCGCTGCATGTTACCAACTGGGATGTATTACCGGCTGAGAC gaacaCTCAGTTTTATTTAGTCTTGGATGTGGCCAACTTGACGTCGCAAGAAATGGAATTACAGTACACCCCGTCCAAGACAATGCTCATAGAAGGGCACGAAAGTTGCAGAGTGCCTGTGCCGGTAAAGCGGTGCCCTTTATCGAAGCTCGAAACCGGGGAAACCCTCGCAACTGGCGAATTGGATCGGATTTGTTCGGAACACATCGCCAATCTTGTCGACTTGAGGTGGCACCTGCTTGGCACCGACACCAGAGGCAAAGCCTCCCTCAAAGGTCTCACCTTGACCAATGATATGCTTGATGAAGTGAGAATGTCGCCGTTATTATGGg AAGTGACGATAAATAATGAAACAGTCAGGCCGCAGGAGGAAGTCACGTGCGACGCTGGTGATTGTTTAGAAATGAAAATATTCGTGACGAATAGTTTGGATAAAGTTCTGAGTCAATTACAATTGTCAGTCCAGTTTTACCAAGATTATGAAAATGGTACTCTAAATTATAGGATGGAAACGAGGTTAGCGACAACCGGGACTACAAAGAAAATGATCAAGTCGTTGGAGCCCCAAGAAAAGGCGCAACATGAGTGCAATGTTATTTTCTTCACTCCTGGACAGTATAAAATCGATATTCAGTGCTCAGCACCTGATAATTCGACCGCAGTTCCGTGTTTACCGCCAAGTGGGCACACCTGGAGGTTCACACCGCCTGTTAATGTAACAGTCAGctaa